A window of Bacillus sp. DX3.1 genomic DNA:
TCATTCACTGTCATTTCTTCACCAGGCTCAAGAAAAATTTGTGATCCTCCCATTGAAGCTGCATGTTCACTCGCTCTCACTTTATCTTGCAGCTTTAACTTTCCCTTCTCAACTTGTTCCATAATAAGCAGCATCGTCATAATCTTTGTCATACTAGCAGGCGGTAACTTTTCATTCGGACTTTTCTCAAACAAAACTTTACCTGTATCTTGCTCAATGACAATTGCTGACGATGCTTGCTCCGCTAACTTTGGCTTCGTTTCTACCGCTGTTTTTTCAGGCTGCGTTTTCTCAGACTGTGCAAAACCAACTGGAATAGCGGAAAGAAACAACATGAAACAAACAAGTATTCCAACAACTCGCTTCATGACTAACCCTCCATTCTATATCACACCTATTTTTTCCAATTAATACGTTTTTATACCATATTTTTCTATAAATTCATATTGACAAACCATTTGACTGCATATATTGTATTAAGTGTATTACATCGTATAGTACACCTAAATTTTATCAGGAAGGAGACATTGCTCTTGCACATTCAACTTGACCCAAGAAGCAACACTCCGATATGGGAACAAATTGTTCAAAATATAAAAGAACTGGTGTTAAAAAAGATGTTAGCACCAAACGATAAATTGCCATCTGTACGTGAACTCGCTTCATTACTTGTCATTAATCCAAATACAGTCAGCAAAGCTTATCAAGAATTAGAACGACAGGGAATTATTGAAACATTGCGGGGAAAAGGCACATTTGTTTCCCAATCGATTACACCAACATTGGATGAAAGGAAAATCGCTATGGTTGAAAAACAATTTCATCAATTATTACTAGAAGCTTCTTACCTCGGTATTTCAAAAGAAAAAATTCATGATTGGATTGATTCATACTATAAAGAACTAGGAGGGCATGTACATGCTGAAGGTGAAGAACATCCAGAAAACAATTGATAATCAAGTCGTATTAAACAATATTTCTTTCACATTACAAAAAGGAAGTATTGTTGGATTACTTGGCAGAAACGGCGCTGGGAAAACAACTTTACTGCGGACTCTTGTCGGTATTTTAGACGCAGATGAGGGAACTGTTACATATGACGATATGGATGTTCATAAACACCCAGAAGTCAAACAAAAGGTCGCCTACGTACCGGATTCTACTAATATATTGAACGGATATACAGTAAAAGAAATTGCGAAGTTTTATAAAGCCGTTTATGAAAACTTTAATGAAGAATATTTTTATCAACTGTTAGAGCGCTTCAGCCTACCTGAAAAACGTATTCGTAGTTACTCACGCGGTATGAAGGCACTGCTTGCTATCATTTTAGCTTTTTGTACAGGCGTAGAATATATTATTTTAGATGAACCAACAAATGGACTTGACCCCATTGCAAAAAGACAAGTCCTTCAATTTGTAATTGAAGAAGTAGCAGAACGAGAGATTACAATTCTCATTTCTACTCATCACTTAGATGAAGTAGAAAAAATCGCAGACACAATCATCATTTTAAAAGATCATACAATTGCATCCATCACAACATTAGAAGATACAAAATCTTGCTATGCGAAAATCCAAGTGGCATACGAACGATCGCTACCACAAAAACTAGAGAATTTATGTAATATAAAAATATTAAATCAAACAGGGAAAGTGTACACCATCTTAATCGAAGGCAATGTGGCAGTTACATTAGAAAAATTTCATAAAGAACAGCCTCTCTTAATAGAAGAGTTGCCAATGTCACTTGAGGATGTATTTGTGACGACGTTTGAGGAGGGGTCACATGTTTCATAAAGCGTTATGGATGCGGCAATGGAAACAAGGAAAATATATTATTCTACTGTTTTGGTTAAGTAGTTTATATTCGTTTCCTTATCAATATTACAATGACGCACAATCACAGCTTAGACAATCAAAAATGCAATTTGAAGATTATCTGTACTACTATTCTTATTCATTCACAGCACTCGATGGTATTGTAATACAGATCATCATTCTCATTGCACTCGCTTGTCTCTTAATTGGCTGGGAACGTAACAATCAATCTACTGATTTTTTGTTATCGATGCCTTTTAAGCGAAAAGATATCTTTTTAACAAAATGGTTATTTGGCGTTTTGAATATCATTATAGTAAATATCATTTGCTGGATAAGCATGTATGGAATAAAGAACGTATCGTTTCACGATCAGTATCAAACCTTTACTTCGTTCCACACTTACTTTTTATATGCTACGGTTGTACTTATTACAATCTATACATTCGGTTTATTTGTCGGTACTATTACCGGAAATATTATCTCTCAAAGTAGTTTAACTGTAATTTTATTATATCTACCATATGGTTTAATACTATTGATATCCGGATTTATTTATACTCATACGAGGGATTCAGTGGAAGCATTAGGAGAAATAGAACGGAAAACTCATGAATACTTACAACATGTAAGTGCTTTTGCACCATTAGATCGTTTCAATATCAATTATAATTATCATCCTATAGAGTTCGATGAGCAAGGGAATAAAATTCCTCCATTACCGCAGAAAAATCCAATGGAACATACATTTATTCCTTCTGCATGGAAACTATTAACGCCATTTACTTATATTATTATCTTTTTACCGATTGCAACTTTTCTATACACACGTGCTCCAAACGAACAAAACGGAAAAATATTATTGTTCCCTGGATTACAGAAATGGTTCATGTTCTGCACAGTCCTTTGTTTCGCTTTATTTGGTGGGAGGTTACTCGGTGGAAGAGATGCATTTCTTTCCTATTACGTTGGCTTTTTCATAGCCAGCATTATGAGTTACTTCGTTTTTACTCGCCTACTAAAATTGAAGTTTTCTTTTGGCGGAAAATAACGCTTGTGATGAAAGTAAGAAAAATAAGTATTAATTGAGGTGACCTACATGTTTCATAAAGCATTATGGTTTAGAAACTATAAACAAGGAAAATATGTTATTTGGCTCTTTTGGCTAAGCATTTTATACGTGTTGCCCTATAAATATTATACACACGCACAGCAAATGGCTGAATATTTCCGTCTAAAAACAGATGATCCTTATTATATGTATCATTTAGGAGGAGCTGACACCATACTGTTTCCTGCTCTTCTATTAATTGGATTAGCCATCCTATTAATAGGATGGGAACGCCATAATCAAACAATCGATTTTCTTTGGTCTATGCCATTTAAACGGTCACACCTATTTTTATCCAAATGGTTGTTGGGTACTGTTCATATTGTGAGTGCACTTAGCTTCAGTTGGCTTCTTATGTATATCATCTACAGGAACACGATACATGCTCAGTATCAATCATTTTCGCCGTTTCATTCATACTTTGTATATACAATCATTACATTAATTGCAGTCTATACGTTCACACTCTTTATTGGAACAATTACAGGAAACATCATCTCGCAAAGTGCGTTAAGTTATATTCTCATAGTTTTCCCATTATATATTTTCCAGCTAGTGTTCCCTTTCTTTGCATTACATGTAGATTTATCGCAAAAAGAATACAATTATAATTATAATAAGTACGCAACTTATACAGAAAATACAAGTATTGTAGCTCCTCTTAATCATTTTCGCATTGACTATGATTCACAAAGGGAATCTATAGAAGATGAATTCGGAAACATACAAGAAGGACCTACTTACCATCATATCTCGTCTGTTTGGACACTGATAAGCCCTACTATCTATATACTCATTTGTCTTCCACTAGGAGCCTATTTATATACACGCGCTCCAAATGAGCATAACGGAAAAATATTGCTATATCCAAAACTTCATGCATATTTCTCAATATGTACTTCTATTTGTTTCGCACTTTTCGGCTGTGCTATTTTTAATAACGGCAGTGATTCTTTACCGCTTAACTATATTTATTTTATAGGATCTGGCATGCTGACATATGCTATCTTACACCGACTGTTAAAGCATAAGCTTTCTTTACATGTGAAATAACCTCCTCACCCCGAGGAGGTTATTTCACATTCTCCCTTCTTTCTCCATACTGCTTTTCTTCCATCATCCCAAAACCATCACCATTCTCGACAATTTGATCTGTCGGGGCCACAACACTTTCAGCAATTTTCCACTCTCCACGTTCTTTTACAAACACTTGTAGAAAATAGTTCATTCCATTTAATTGGTATGGATTTTCTTTTTTTACATTGTAACGCACCGCAACGTAGTAAACTTGAATGTTTTCTTTTCCTGCTCTTGAAATGTATTGAGATAATCTTGGAATGTATACCGATGCTTTTGCAAATGGTAACTGCTTCGTTTTTACAAGGGACGAACTTGTCACATTGCGCAGCGTATCTTGATGACGGATGTTATCACTATGGTGGAATAACACTGTATTTTGCATAGAACGAACCCATAACTTTGAATATAATACCGGCTTATCATTCGCAATGTATTGCACTTCTTTTTGCACAACTTGAATGGGCGTATCAGCATACATCAATTTACTAAAGCAAAAAAAACTTCCTATAATGATTATAAGCGAAACAATCTGTTTCATTATCTTTCCTCCGATACTTTTTACTTAAAGTATCGGAATTTCAAAATAGTTTTATTCAAAAGAAAAAGGATAGGAAAGCACTTTGCTTCCTATCCTCATTTATTATAATACGCGACCAAATAAATCTAACACCATTTCAATCTCTTGATCGCTCCACCCTTGAAATTTCTCTCTATAATATTCTTTTCGTACATTTTCAAGCTTTTCAGCAACTTCTTTTCCACGATCTGTAATTTCTAGGTACACAATGCGGCGGTCGGAATCAGAACGTTTTCTCGTGACAAGGCCTTTACGAACAAGACGGTCTGTTACCGCTGTAATATGACTAGATGTAACGTTGACTTCATTTGCAATTTGCGATGCCATTTGTGGACTTTTCCAGAACAATGCACGTAGTACAGAAAACTCATTCCATGGCATATACTCTGAAAAAAGTTCATTAATATCATTTTGTAATAGACGTATCATTTTTCGAAATGATGTAGATAAATCTAAAATCAGTGCTTCTCTTTTTTCGTTCACTAGCCTCGACCCTTTTTTATAATATTTACACATATTATAATCTATAAATACCTACATTGTATATGTTTTCTTTCCTCATGATTTTCAATTCTGTAACTTATTTCATAAAATTTTCTTTCCTTTCGTTCATATACATATAGAAAGGACGGTGAGCGAGAATGCAAGTTGGTATGAATCCATATTCACTTGATATCCGCAATGCAAAAGAAGCTACCATCACTGTGCAAGGAGAAGGAATTGTAAAAGTCAAACCAAATGTCGTCGTGTTAACCATCGGCGTTAGAAGTGACAATAAAAATGTGAAACAAGCGCAGGAAGAAAATGCGATCCGATCTCAACAACTACTCGCCGCACTCAAACAGCTTGGCATTGCCGATAAGGATATAGAAACAATCTCTTATACAATTACACCGCAATATGAATATATAAATGAGAAACAATTATTACAAGGCTACCGAGTTGAACATTTGTATGAAATTACCGTTTTAAATGTTCAAAAAGCTGGGGAAGTATATGATATAGCAGTTACCAATGGAGCAAATGTCGCAAAAGGATTACGATTTCGTGTATCCCATCCAAATGCGTACTATCAGCAAGCACTCTTACAAGCGGTGCAACATGCACAGGAAAAAGCTCGTGCCATTGCGAGTACATATAATCTAAACATCAATCCAGTCCCTCTCTCTCTCGTTGAAGAATCAGCACAATCACCGCGTGAAGTTGTTTCTTATGCTACGTTACAGGCACAAGCCGCTCCACCAATTCAATCAGGGGAACTCGAGATTATTTCTTCCGTTCGCGCTATTTTTACTTATTTGTGACGCGATAACAATTTAAAAAGTAACCGTTCTCATTTTCACTGTTGTAAAAACATTTTGTTTTGATATAATAAAGAACGGTGAACCCTTACAGAAGGGATATCACGGGCGGGAGAGGGATACGAAAAAGAAGGTTTAACATGAAAGGAATACTTGATAAAACATTTAATTTAGACCTACACCACACATCACCAAAACAAGAAATACTGGCTGGAGTGACGTCATTTTTTACAATCGTTTATATTATGATTGTCAATGCGTCAATTTTATCAGATGCCGGCATTCCGCTGGAAGCTGGAATTTTGGCAACTGTTTTTAGTTCATTTGTTGGATGTCTACTGATGGCATTTTGGGCAAATGCACCTGCAATTCTTGTACCAGGTATGGGTGTAAATGCGTTCTTCACGTACACAGCTGTGCATACGCTAGGATTAACTTGGCAAGAAGCATTAGCAGCCGTCTTTATCGCTGGTATTATTTTTGCAATTGCCGCGTTTACACCAATTGCTCGTACGCTGTCGGTATCGATTCCAAAATCATTAAAAGAAGCAATCACTGTCGGTATCGGTCTATTTTTAGCATTTATCGGTTTGCAAAAAGGTGGTCTTGTAGTTCCACATGAAAATACGGCTGTTGCATTAGGAAAATTAAGTAGTCCAGTTGTTCTGGCAACACTGCTTACCCTTATTATTGCATTAGTTTTATTTACTCGTAACGTACGTGGAAACTTTTTATGGACGATTGCAATTGGAACTGGTATTGCATGGCTATTCGGTCTTGTTGATACAAGTCAAGTTGGCAATAGTTCATTTTCATTTGCTAGCTATGGCGATGTATTTGGAGCTATGTCATTCGGAAAGCTATCTTCCTTACCGTTTTGGATTGCAACATTCTCATTAAGCATGGTGCTTATTTTTGAGAACATGGGACTTTTACACGGTTTATTAGAAGATGATCGTAAATTCCCACGTGCTTATCAAGCAAATGCAATTTCAGCAATGACATGCGGTCTATTTGGCACAAGTCCTACGGTTTCAACAGTAGAAAGTGCTGCTGGTATTACTGCAGGCGGCAAGACAGGTCTGACGTCTATCGTTACTGGGATGTTATTCTTTGCATCATTGTTTGCTCTTCCGTTTGTGAAAATAATTCCGGATAGTGCCATTGCACCAATCTTAATTATTATTGGCGGATTGATGATTACAAACATTCAACAAATTCCTCTGAACGACTTTTCAGAAGGATTTCCAGCATTTTTAATCATCGTTATGATTCCACTCACATATAGCATTGCTGATGGCATTGCGTTCGGATTTATTGCTTATCCAATTTTAAAAGTAGCACTTGGTAAGCATAAAGAAGTTGCCACATCGATGTATATCATTACATGCCTTTTCTTAGCAATGTTTGTATTACATGCTATTGGCTAAATAAAAAACGTCGGGATCTCCCGACGTTTTTTATTTAAACCAACCTTTTTTATAAAACCACACCATCATGCCTCCACCTATGAATGCCATGACTGCTAAACAAATAAAATAACCATACTCCCACTTTAGCTCTGGCATATTCTCGAAGTTCATCCCATATACACCAGCAATAAATGTTAGTGGCATAAAAATGGTCGAGAACACGGTTAATGTTTTCATTATGTTGTTCATATGATGAGAGTTTAATGAAAAGTAACTATCCCGAATATCGGCTGTTAATTCCCGGCTTGCTTCAATCATTTCAGATAGCTTTAATAAGTGATCATGAATGTCTTTAAAATAAATTTCATGATCGCTCACACCGTAAAAGCGCGTCGAGTTTAAGATGCGATACAATAAATCACGCATTGGAATAATGGTACGGCGAAGTCTTGATAAATCAGAGCGAATATCAAACACTTCTTCTAATACCGTACTCGTTGTATCCCCTGTTAAATTATCATCAATTGCATTTAAATGATCTTCAATATAATATACAGGAGCAAAGTAATCATCGACAATTTGGTCAATAATTGTATGTGCGACATGAAGAGGCCTCTTCTTAATTCGCTGTCTCTCACCAAGCTTCGTCCACGCTCTTTCTATCGCATTATTATGTGAAAAATGAAATGATACAATATAACGATCACTCACAAACAAATCAATTTCATGTGGCTCTAATCCATCTTCTCCAATAGCATGAAGAACTAAAAAGTTATATCCGTCATAAAAATCAACTTTTGGTCTCTGTACATATTCTATACAATCTTCAATCGCAAGAGGATGGAATTTAAAATACTCTTGTAAAATATATGTATACTCTTCTTTTGTCGGTTTACATAAATCAAGCCAATACCATGCGACATCTTCTCGCCCTGTATCGTCTAACGAAACATCATATAATACTTCATCTTCTTTCGTTACTGCACAAATTTTAATCATAATTTCACCCATTATTATTCCGCTCTAACGGGTAGTAAGCCCTCCTTTAAAAGAATCAAAGAAGTTAGGTAGGGAATAACTTCCAGTTAGAGTCCGATTGGTTTAACTAACTATCAATGGAGAATGTCACCACTGATAGAAGTTTCATTTTATTATAAACATAAAATAGCAAAAAAAGCCAAGGAGAAAACTCCTTAGCTTTTTAACCTTATTTCGTTACAATACCGTGCACTAATTTTGGCGCATCAACATGTGCTGCTGCTATTTTCATGTTCTCATAAATTTTTGCTTTTACATCTTCTACATTTTCACGATTTGCGTAAATCGTAACAAGTGAGTCACCTTTTTTCACGATTTCGCCTACTTTTTTACGAAGCATAAGTCCAACTGCTAAATCAATCTCAGATTCTTTCGTTGCACGACCTGCACCTAAAAGCATCGCTGCTGTTCCAATTTCATCGGCAACAATTTCAGATACATATCCATCTTCTTTCGCTTCTACTTCAATCTTATATTGTGCTTGTGGCAGCTTAGAAGGATCATCAACAACAGAAGCGTCGCCGCCTTGTGCTGCTAGGAACGTTTTAAATGATTCTAGCGCTTTTCCATTATTCATCACTTCTATTAACTTTTCACGCGCATCTTCTAAAGAGGAAGCTTTTCCAGCAAGATACACCATTTGACTTCCAAGTGTTAAACACAGCTCTTCTAAGTCTTTCGGTCCTTTACCTTGCAATGTATCGATTGCTTCTTTTACTTCTAGTGCATTACCGATTGCTTCACCTAGCGGTTGACTCATATCTGAAATAACTGCCATTGTTTTACGGCCAACGTTATTACCAATGCGAACCATCGCTTCTGCTAAACGCTTCGCATCCTCATCCGTTTTCATAAATGCACCCGCACCTGTTTTTACATCAAGTACAATTGCATCCGCACCAGCTGCAATTTTCTTACTCATAATAGAGCTTGCAATAAGCGGGATTGAGTTTACTGTTGCTGTTACATCACGAAGTGCATATAGCTTTTTATCAGCAGGTGTTAAATTTCCGCTTTGTCCGATAACAGCAATTTTATTTTCATTTACAAGACGAATAAATTCATTGTTTTCAATTTCCACATGGAATCCTGGAACTGCCTCTAATTTATCAATTGTACCACCTGTATGTCCTAGGCCTCGACCTGACATTTTTGCAACTGGTACATCCAAAGCAGCTACTAATGGACCTAACACAAGCGTAGTCGTATCACCAACACCGCCTGTTGAATGCTTATCTACTTTTACCCCTTCAATCGCTGATAAGTCAATTGTATCGCCGCTATTTACCATTGCCATCGTTAAATCAGCACGTTCTTGTTCATTCATATCTTGGAAGAAAATTGCCATCGCAAATGCGCTCATTTGGTAATCTGGAATATCACCATTTGTATAGCCTTCTACAATAAAGTTAACTTCTTCTGTCGTTAATGTATGTCCATCACGTTTTTTTGCAATTAGGTCCACCATTCTCATTGTGAATTCACCCCTTCATTTGTTTTACGATTTCTTTTACTAATGCTAAGAAATTAGATTTTACACGTTCTGTCGTTTCAATTACTTCATCATGATGAAGTGGTTGATCTAAAATACCAGCTGCCATGTTTGAAATACAAGAGATACCAAGTACTTTCATACCTGCATGACGTGCTACAACAACTTCTGGTACAGTTGACATTCCAACTGCATCTCCGCCAAGTGTACGAAGCATACGGATTTCCGCAGGTGTTTCATATACAGGACCTGTCATCGCGACATATACGCCTTCTTGTACTTTAATATTTAAATCAGCTGCAACTTGTTTCGCCATTGCGCGAAGTTCTTTGCTATATGATTCAGACATATCAGGGAAACGTACACCCATTTCGGAATCATTTGGTCCAATTAATGGATTATGACCCATGAAATTAATATGATCTGAAATAAGCATAAGATCGCCTGGTTCAAATGCTGTATTTACACCACCAGCTGCATTTGTTACAACTACTGTTTCTACACCTAGTTCTTTCATTACACGAACTGGGAATGTTACTTTTTGCATATCGTATCCTTCGTAATAATGGAAACGTCCTTGCATTGCAACTACTGTAACACCTTGAAGTGTACCAAATACAAGTTGGCCAGCATGACCTTCTACAGTTGATACAGGAAATTCAGGAATTTCACTATATGGTACTGTTACTGCATTTTCAATTTCATCTGCTAATACACCTAATCCAGAACCAAGAATTAGTCCTACCTGTGGCGTTTCTTGAAATTTACCTTTTAAATATGAAGCAGATTTTGTAATAAGCTCACGATTCATCCTATTGTCCCCCTTATTTCTTTAGCTCGTTTAAGAAGCTTGTTCCGTATTTTGGCATCGTTACACCGAAGTTCTCAGCTACTGTTGCACCAATATCAGCAAATGTTTGGCGAAGTGCTAATTCTTGTCCGCCATCTTTCATACTTGGGCTATATGCTAATAATGGTACATATTCACGTGTATGATCTGTACCATGGTGAACTGGATCATTACCATGATCTGCTGTAATAAGTAACAAGTCATCTTCTTTTAGTTTTTCAAATACTTCTGGAAGACGTGCATCATATTCTTGCAACGCTTCTCCGTATCCTTGAGGATCACGGCGGTGACCAAACAGCGCATCAAAATCAACAAGGTTCAAGAAACTAAGGCCTGTAAAGTCCATATTTAATGTATCAACAAGCTTGTCCATTCCATCCATGTTAGATTTTGTACGAAGAGATTCTGTTACCCCTTCTCCGTCATAAATATCAGAAATTTTACCGATTGCAATAACATCATAGTCACTATCTTTTAATTCATTCATTACCGTACGACCAAATGGTTTTAATGCATAGTCATGACGATTTGGTGTACGCTTGAAGTTTCCAGGCTCTCCAACGAACGGACGAGCAATGACGCGACCTACCATATATTTTTCATCTAATGTTAACTCACGTGCAATTTTACAAATTTTATATAACTCTTCAAGTGGTACCACTTCTTCATGAGCTGCAATTTGTAGTACGCTATCTGCTGATGTGTACACGATTAAGGATCCTGTTTCCATTTGCTCTTTACCAAGTTCATCAAGGATTTCAGTTCCTGAAGCTGGTTTATTCCCAATAATTTTACGACCTGTTTTCTCTTCTAACTCATCAAGTAGTTCTTTCGGGAATCCTTCCGGGAACACTTGGAATGGTGTATCAATGTAAAGACCCATAATTTCCCAGTGTCCTGTCATTGTATCTTTTCCAGTAGATTTCTCTTGCATTTTCGTATAATAACCAAGTGGTTTCTCTACTTTTGAAATCCCTTGCATTTCCCGAATGTTACCAAGGCCTAATTTCACCATGTTTGGCATTTGTAATCCATTCATATGTTCAGCGATATGACCAAATGTATCAGATCCTAGATCACCAAATGCTTCGGCATCCGGCGCTTCTCCAATTCCTACGGAGTCCATTACCACTAGGAAAATACGTTTATATTTATTCACAACTGTAACCTCCTATATGTTCAATTCCACTTAATGTAGTATGTTCAAAACGATGTAAAAACTTCCCTTTTCTTCTAAGTCAGATGTCAGACATCTCATATGGGTATCATAACATGTTTACGCTTTCTTTTTAAGTGATTTTCGAAGAAATTCTTTTTTCTTTCACATTTTCTATTGTAATCCATTCTGTACCGAAGTGCTAATGAAATTATTATTTATTTCCTTATATAAAAATAAAGAGCAGCTCTAAGAGCCACTCCTTATTTTACTTCTACTGTTTCGTCTGTATGTTCGTGTAGTTTACCTTTTCTTACATGAACTTTCACTTTATACGCACCAGCTTCTTTAAAAGTATGTGTACTTACATACTCGCCTTGATTACCTTCCTTAGCTGGAATAAATTCATGCTTTGCTACTCCGTCTTTCGAAATTTCAAGTTGTACTTCAGCACCAGTTAACGCCGCATCTTTTTGTTTTAAATGTACTTTCATTGTAGATTCAGCATTTGCTTTGACATCGCCCGCCATAAGATGAATCATCGTGTCGCTTTTATGATCACCATGGCCTGCTTCATGTCCACCGCTTTCTTTTTTCGTATCTTCTACTTTCGCATTACCTACAGCCACTTTTACTTCTGGCATCACGTGCATTTCACGTGCATTTGTATGTGCGATAACATGATACACACCGTCGGATGGGAATGTTTTATCTACCGCATAAACCCCTTTACCTTTATGCTTCCCGTTTAACATTTCATGTTTTTCTTCGCCATCTTTCCAGATTTCAAATTTCACATCATCGGCATCTGTTACGTTTTCTTTCCCTTGTGTAACAAGTGCCTGTACTTCTACTTTTTCATTCGGCTTAAGTTCTTTCGGGTTTGTTTTTACTTCTACCTTTACTTCCTCAATCTTTTTCTTTTCTTTTGGCTGTTCATCTGCTTTTGTATTGCAGCCTGCTAATGCTAGCATCGCGATAAATAAAGTAATTACTAATTTTTTCATCATAACTTCTCCCTTCATACTTTCATTAGTATAGAGGAAATGGCTAGTCATATTCTAGCTTTTTGCTGAAAACAATGTACGAAATGTTTGTGAAGTTTTTGTGAAGTGCATTGTGATTTATATTTTCAAATAATAAAAGAGCATAGCTGGGACTATGCTCTCGGGTGAAACTGTTTATATACATCTTTTAATCTAGTTTTTGAAACATGCGTATAAATTTGCGTCGTTGAAATATCTACATGTCCAAGCATTTCTTGTACAGCACGCAAGTCCGCGCCATTTTCTAATAAGTGCGTTGCAAAAGAATGACGGAGTGTATGCGGCGTAAGTTCTTTTGCAATATTTGCTTCTTTCGCTAGTCGTTTTAAAATTTTCCAAAAACCTTGACGGGATAAGCGATTACCATGATGGTTTAAAAAAAGTGCATCTACAGTTTTTTTTCCTAGCAGTTCTGTTCTTCCTTTTTCAATATAACGTTGAATTGCTTCTGTTGCTAAACTTCCAAGAGGAATGATTCTCTCTTTATTTCCTTTCCCAATGCAGCGAACAAATCCCATTGTTAAATGAACATCATCTAAATTCAATGCAATTAATTCCGAAACACGGAGTCCCGTGGCATACAATAACTCTAGCATCGCTTTATCACGGATACCAAATGCACTTGTCTCTTTTGGCGTTTGTAGTAACGCTTCTACCTCACTTACCGACAACACTTTCGGTAACTTCCGCTCGCCTTGAGGTGTTTCAATATGTACAGATGGATCATGTTCAACCACTCGTTCACGTAATAAAAACTGATGAAACGAGCGTATGGACGCAATATGACGAGCTAGTGTTTTTGATGATTTCCCGTTCTCTTTTAAATACTGCAAAAAATTCACAATGTGTATCCGTGTTACCTCATGATATGTTTTTATTTGCTCGACATGTTGTAAATATTTCATATAACTTTTCAAATCTCGCT
This region includes:
- a CDS encoding ABC transporter permease subunit; translated protein: MFHKALWMRQWKQGKYIILLFWLSSLYSFPYQYYNDAQSQLRQSKMQFEDYLYYYSYSFTALDGIVIQIIILIALACLLIGWERNNQSTDFLLSMPFKRKDIFLTKWLFGVLNIIIVNIICWISMYGIKNVSFHDQYQTFTSFHTYFLYATVVLITIYTFGLFVGTITGNIISQSSLTVILLYLPYGLILLISGFIYTHTRDSVEALGEIERKTHEYLQHVSAFAPLDRFNINYNYHPIEFDEQGNKIPPLPQKNPMEHTFIPSAWKLLTPFTYIIIFLPIATFLYTRAPNEQNGKILLFPGLQKWFMFCTVLCFALFGGRLLGGRDAFLSYYVGFFIASIMSYFVFTRLLKLKFSFGGK
- a CDS encoding MarR family transcriptional regulator — translated: MNEKREALILDLSTSFRKMIRLLQNDINELFSEYMPWNEFSVLRALFWKSPQMASQIANEVNVTSSHITAVTDRLVRKGLVTRKRSDSDRRIVYLEITDRGKEVAEKLENVRKEYYREKFQGWSDQEIEMVLDLFGRVL
- a CDS encoding GntR family transcriptional regulator, whose protein sequence is MHIQLDPRSNTPIWEQIVQNIKELVLKKMLAPNDKLPSVRELASLLVINPNTVSKAYQELERQGIIETLRGKGTFVSQSITPTLDERKIAMVEKQFHQLLLEASYLGISKEKIHDWIDSYYKELGGHVHAEGEEHPENN
- a CDS encoding ABC transporter ATP-binding protein, whose translation is MLKVKNIQKTIDNQVVLNNISFTLQKGSIVGLLGRNGAGKTTLLRTLVGILDADEGTVTYDDMDVHKHPEVKQKVAYVPDSTNILNGYTVKEIAKFYKAVYENFNEEYFYQLLERFSLPEKRIRSYSRGMKALLAIILAFCTGVEYIILDEPTNGLDPIAKRQVLQFVIEEVAEREITILISTHHLDEVEKIADTIIILKDHTIASITTLEDTKSCYAKIQVAYERSLPQKLENLCNIKILNQTGKVYTILIEGNVAVTLEKFHKEQPLLIEELPMSLEDVFVTTFEEGSHVS
- a CDS encoding SIMPL domain-containing protein (The SIMPL domain is named for its presence in mouse protein SIMPL (signalling molecule that associates with mouse pelle-like kinase). Bacterial member BP26, from Brucella, was shown to assemble into a channel-like structure, while YggE from E. coli has been associated with resistance to oxidative stress.), producing MQVGMNPYSLDIRNAKEATITVQGEGIVKVKPNVVVLTIGVRSDNKNVKQAQEENAIRSQQLLAALKQLGIADKDIETISYTITPQYEYINEKQLLQGYRVEHLYEITVLNVQKAGEVYDIAVTNGANVAKGLRFRVSHPNAYYQQALLQAVQHAQEKARAIASTYNLNINPVPLSLVEESAQSPREVVSYATLQAQAAPPIQSGELEIISSVRAIFTYL
- a CDS encoding ABC transporter permease subunit — protein: MFHKALWFRNYKQGKYVIWLFWLSILYVLPYKYYTHAQQMAEYFRLKTDDPYYMYHLGGADTILFPALLLIGLAILLIGWERHNQTIDFLWSMPFKRSHLFLSKWLLGTVHIVSALSFSWLLMYIIYRNTIHAQYQSFSPFHSYFVYTIITLIAVYTFTLFIGTITGNIISQSALSYILIVFPLYIFQLVFPFFALHVDLSQKEYNYNYNKYATYTENTSIVAPLNHFRIDYDSQRESIEDEFGNIQEGPTYHHISSVWTLISPTIYILICLPLGAYLYTRAPNEHNGKILLYPKLHAYFSICTSICFALFGCAIFNNGSDSLPLNYIYFIGSGMLTYAILHRLLKHKLSLHVK